A region from the Microcoleus sp. FACHB-672 genome encodes:
- the dnaK gene encoding molecular chaperone DnaK yields MGKVIGIDLGTTNSCVAVLEGGQPIVISNSEGGRTTPSMVGFGKGDERLVGQLAKRQAVTNAENTVFSIKRFIGRRWEDTEEERSRVPYNCVKGRDETVDVQIRKRNYTPQEISAMILQKLKQDAETYLGEPVHQAVITVPAYFTDAQRQATKDAGTIAGLEVLRIINEPTAAALSYGLDKQDQEQTVLVFDLGGGTFDVSVLQLGDGVFEVKATAGNNHLGGDDFDTCLSRWIVEQFEAQEGTDISADKMALQRIREAAEKAKIELSNMATTTINLPFITADETGPKHLEMELSRSQFEELVKHLVDSTIEPVSQALKDCALSADDIDRIILVGGSTRIPAVQTAISKYFGGKTPDRSVNPDEAVALGAAIQGGVLGGEVQDLLLLDVTPLSLGIETLGEVFTKIIDRNTTIPTSKSQMFSTATDGQRSVEIHVLQGERAMAKDNKSLGKFLLTGIPPAPRGVPQIEVSYDIDANGILEVSAQDKGTGREQSIQITNTGGLTESEVERMRQEAELYAEEDRRRKLLAELKNQADSLFYNYEATLQDHGNILDDDLKAELSQKADEFRAVIADESIDLEVMKQQIEAFQQTLFSIGTAVYQGSASSAGDFDSAAAAQKPGK; encoded by the coding sequence ATGGGAAAAGTCATTGGTATTGACTTAGGCACAACTAACAGTTGTGTCGCTGTTTTAGAGGGTGGCCAACCTATCGTTATTTCCAACTCGGAGGGGGGACGTACAACTCCGAGTATGGTGGGGTTTGGCAAGGGTGATGAGCGCCTAGTCGGTCAGCTGGCGAAGCGACAGGCGGTGACCAATGCTGAAAATACAGTATTCAGCATAAAACGCTTTATTGGCCGGCGCTGGGAAGACACGGAAGAAGAACGGTCTCGGGTTCCCTACAATTGCGTCAAGGGCAGGGACGAGACGGTTGATGTCCAAATTCGCAAGCGCAACTACACCCCCCAGGAAATTTCGGCAATGATCCTGCAAAAACTAAAGCAGGATGCGGAAACTTATCTGGGCGAACCCGTGCATCAAGCAGTGATCACGGTGCCGGCCTACTTTACAGACGCCCAAAGGCAAGCAACCAAAGACGCCGGCACCATTGCCGGTTTAGAAGTGTTGCGGATCATCAATGAACCGACAGCAGCCGCTTTATCCTATGGGTTGGACAAGCAAGACCAAGAGCAGACCGTCTTAGTGTTTGACTTGGGCGGCGGCACCTTTGATGTATCCGTGTTGCAGCTGGGGGATGGGGTATTTGAGGTGAAAGCTACCGCCGGCAACAACCACCTAGGGGGCGATGACTTTGATACCTGCCTGTCTCGGTGGATTGTCGAGCAATTTGAAGCCCAAGAAGGCACGGACATTTCGGCAGACAAAATGGCCCTTCAGCGCATTCGAGAGGCAGCGGAAAAGGCCAAGATAGAATTGTCCAATATGGCTACCACCACCATAAACCTGCCGTTCATTACAGCAGATGAAACCGGGCCAAAACATCTGGAAATGGAGCTGAGCCGCTCCCAGTTTGAAGAACTGGTTAAACATTTAGTAGATAGTACAATCGAGCCGGTGAGTCAGGCGCTCAAAGACTGCGCCCTCTCAGCGGATGACATTGACCGGATTATTTTGGTAGGTGGCTCGACTCGGATACCGGCAGTGCAAACAGCCATCAGCAAGTATTTTGGTGGCAAAACACCGGATCGCTCGGTGAACCCAGATGAAGCCGTTGCCCTTGGTGCGGCCATTCAAGGGGGCGTCTTGGGCGGCGAGGTGCAAGACTTATTGCTGCTGGATGTGACGCCCCTATCTCTGGGGATTGAAACCTTAGGAGAAGTTTTCACCAAAATTATTGATCGCAATACTACGATCCCCACCAGTAAGTCCCAGATGTTCTCTACGGCAACTGACGGACAGCGATCAGTGGAAATTCACGTCCTGCAGGGCGAACGGGCGATGGCAAAGGATAACAAAAGCCTGGGCAAGTTTTTGCTCACCGGCATTCCCCCAGCCCCGCGTGGAGTGCCTCAAATTGAAGTGTCTTATGATATCGATGCCAATGGCATTCTCGAAGTCTCCGCACAAGACAAAGGCACCGGGCGCGAGCAAAGTATTCAAATTACGAATACCGGCGGCCTGACAGAAAGCGAAGTGGAGCGGATGCGGCAAGAGGCCGAACTGTACGCCGAAGAAGACAGGCGACGCAAGCTGCTGGCTGAACTGAAAAATCAAGCCGATAGCTTATTCTATAATTATGAGGCGACGCTCCAAGATCACGGCAACATTCTTGATGATGACCTCAAAGCCGAACTCAGCCAAAAAGCAGACGAGTTCCGGGCCGTCATCGCAGA